DNA from Mesorhizobium loti R88b:
ACATCGATGAGGGCGAACTCGCGAGTCGTCCAAACCTGCAGATCCTGGGCTACGCGACTAAGCAAAATTGAGACACTCGTGAAGAGCGAAAGGCCATTTAGATGGAGATCTCGGCTTGCGACCGCATCAAGAGAGTTGAACGAAGGCAGTTCGAAGCCCAGCAGGCTCGCGGTTTCTAAAGGATCTATTGGCATGCTGGTTCCCCCACCGGCACCCGCGCCCATAGGGCAACTCCTGATCTCCTCCAGCAGGCAATGAAGTCGCTGGCGCTCGCGCGCGAGAGCAAAGAAGACTCCTAGCAGGTAGTGTCCCGGGGAGCCTGGGAGTGCGATTTGGTACTGACTATAGAGCGGGGCCACAAGGTTCGATGCCTCTTCGGCTCGCTGAAGAAGGGCATCCTGCGCAATTCCTATCTCCCGCGAGACGGAGCACACGGCTTCCCGAAGAACCAGCAGAGAAATTGTCGCGTTCAAGTCGTTACGAGACCTCGCTAGATGTAGCCATCCTGCCCTGTCTTCGCCTGCTCTGGCCGCAAGTTCGGCCTCATAGGCAAGATAAAGGCCACGCGGAGCATCACGGCCATCCAAGGATTTGAAGCCTTCGCCTTGGAGATCCAAAATAGACGTAAGCAAGTCTGCGGCTACAGCTTGGCCGACCAAGCCGTGATCAGCGAGCATCACAAGATGCGCTTCGTCGATGGCAGCCTGGAATTGCAGGACCCGACCATCCCGCGAAATTTCGATGGGCGGGGCGAGCAGCTTCATTGCTTCAGGATGCAAGGTCCATGTTGGCTCACTTGACCCGGCGTCTCGACTGTTGTCCGGTTTGCGAGCAAGTGTTTCTATGTCAAGCATAATGGAATCAATCATGCGTTCAGCTGCTGAGGCAGCCATATTTACTTCATCGGCGACGCCCACTGCATAGGCCACTCGGTCTCTGAAATCGCCATTGATTTGTATATCCTCTCCCTCAGATTTCAGAAGGCCCGCCTCGGGCGTGTTTGGCCCTAGAGTTTTAAAGAAAACCAAGCGTTTGATCTTGCCAGACCGGTGAGCAAGCTTGAAACGAATTGCTGCGGATTTCTTGCTCGCTCGAAGCGGTACGAACGCTTCACCGGAGTAAAGCTTGATCATCATGTCCGGGATGGACGTGCCCAAGGCGTGCGAGAGCATAACCGGAATCATCCCTCCAGCCAGCCTGGGATTGACCTCAATGATGACCGGGCCGGACTCCGTTATGACGAATTCCACATGAGCCGGTCCGAAGTCCAGACCCAATGCCGAAACTGCGCCTGCAGCAAAAGAGGCCAGTTCGTGTCGCGACGGCTCCGGAAGCGGGGCCGGAAAGTCGTGCCCAATCTCAACGAAGCAGGGCGCCGCCCCCTTGTGCTTGGCAATAATGCCAAGGCAGTGCAGCGATCCGTTGTATGCGATGATTTCTGCAGAGTATTCCTGACCTTCAACGTATTGCTGGATGAGGATTTCCGGGCTGCGCAAATCTACTTGGTCAAGCAACACTCTCTTTGCTCCCTCGAACGCCTCTACGACTTCTGAGGTGTTTTCGCAAAGGCGTACACCGCTGCTGCCGCTTCCGGAGACCGGCTTCACAACGACGGGAAAAATAGTTTGAACAAGAGCCTTCTCTACGTCTCTGATGGAGCTGACCAGCCGAGTTTCAGGCACTGAAATGCATTGTCGTTGCAACTCGGTCACTTGTTTCCATTTGTTCCGGCAATTAGCTATCGCCTCCGGACGTGCCGCTGGCAGCCCGATCGCCTTCGCGACTCTGGATGCTGATTCTACAAAATAGTCGGACGATGAAAATATTCCTGCCAGCCCTGTCAGTTTGGCGGCGAACCGGATGATTTCATCTGGATTACGCGTTTCAGCTTCAATTACTCGCGCACCGCACACCTTTAGGAAGGGGTAGCGGCTGGGATTTCGCGTAACGAGATAAGGTTCAAAACCCAAAACCCTAGCTCGCTTCATCAATAGCTCACCAGTACCAGTCGTGTTGCTTTCCACGAAAAGAAAACTATTCTGGTCCATTACAGCCTTCCAACGCGCTCAAGACAGCCTCCCGGGTTTTGCGCTTCCAACGATATCGGTTCCATGGCGGGAGAGCAGTCGAGGGATGCTCCTCGCTAGCTGGAGCGTCCAGAAGAACACCTTCAAGCACACATTCGTTTTGCCTGAGCCACTCCTGGTCGTACACAGCTTCAGCGTAGCGGTGGCCTTCATCAGGGCATATGACCACAACGGTTTCCTCTGGGTGCTGTCGGGCGCGCCAGCGCCCTACGATATAGCTCGCGCCTGAGGTAGGACCGGCAAAAATGGCGTGCCGCTCGTGGAGGGCCTGCGTTGCAGCAAACGCAAGCGAAGCCGACGTGAAATGTACCTCATCGTACAGTTCATGCTTCACGTTCTTTGGGACGAGGCTGTTCCCCAGTCCTCGCAACTTCCGTTCGCCGTCCAACTGGCCAAAAATGACACTGTTGAATGTATCCACCCCAATCAGGCGGGCCCCAAGGGCCTTCTGGCGCAAACGCTCTATTGTTCCGCAAGTAGAGCCGCCTGAACCAACAGAGCCAACCAATGTCACATCGGCGCCAAGCAATTCCGAGATCTGGTCAGCGAAACACCGGTAGGCTGCCGGGTTGTCTGGTGTTTCGTACTGCCGGGGCCAGAAATGGGACTCACCCAATTGCCTCATCCTGGCATGCATGGCGTCGAGGCGGCTTCTCTGATACCCGCCCTCCTTTGCCTTTTCAGTTATAATGAAAACCTCCGCACCTAAGGATCTTAGCCTATTTTCCAGTCCCTTATCCATCACTGGGTCGGTGAATATCTCGAGTGAAAATCCATATTCCCTGCACACTACAGCCAATCCCAGCGCAAAGGTTCCGCTAGATGTCTCCAACACTATCGTGTCATGCGTCAGAGTCCCTCGAGCCACTGCTTGTCCGATAATATACTTGGCCGGGAGAAGCTTCATGAAAGCAAACTGCGCGAGATATAGGTTCGAGCCACACCGAATAATGCGGGGGAGCGCATAGGCCGCAGAATACTGAGAAAATGGCAGGGGCGTGCGATCAAGGTTCATGTGGTCAACGCCGCTAGTTCATCGTTAGATATATCTTTGGCGATTTGCCGAACAGCGACACATGGTGGACCACGGACCGGAGTTTCTGCGAGAATTCAGGCGCCCTTCGATCAAGCATTATCCCAGTCATGGTACCGCTGTGCGCGACTATGACCCCGAGGGCACCTGTGCCCTCCGATGCTTTCAGCATCGAGTTCAGATACTTTTTCGGAGCCCGCTGCTGATGTAGGAGCGCGCTGGCTGTGGCTATTCTGCCCATAGTGACCGTGTCACCTTGCGGAATGGCTATGCGCGCGCGATCGAGCAATTCACAATACTGCGCTCTCTGACTAGCGTTGATTTCACCTCGACGTTGATCATAGTGCATGGTTTCGACCGTACCTCCTTCATCGATCCCAACCACGGCGAGCGGTGGCATTTGTCCGAGGAAAGATAAAAGGCTACATGATCGCTGGTGATATGCGACCACTCCGGGATACATCACCCCGTCAGAGGGCTCGATCTCCGCCATTAGTTTCTCCATCAATGATGTCCGCACTCTGAGTTTGAAGCTGGAGGCGATCGACCGTGCGGTCGCCACAAGATCCGCAGACGAACTTGCAAGTCCCTTGCCTTCCGGTAGCTCAGATTGCAGAATGAGGTCTCCTCCCGAGACGCCGAGCGCAATCACGAGATTCTCGGCCAGTCGTTGAGCTTTGATTTTGTGTGGCGGGTAGACGGTTACAGATCGGGTGCCTGTGATGGGCATAAATTTGGCCCGTGCAAAGAGCGCGATGGGCATCGTGACCAAGAAATGGGAATCATGAGAATGGGGACTAACCGGCAACTGGCCTTGAAGTAACTCGCCAAATGTGCCGCAGCAAAGTGCAACACCGTCACCGGAATGGACCCTGGGCTGCCCGTTCTGCAGGGCAACCTCAGCCGCCGCTTCGGCATCGAACCTCTGGTGAAGCATGTATGGCCTCCAAAGCTCATCGGCCGCCGCTTCATTAATTTTTGTCATATCGAGACTCGCCGAGCATCCCGAAGGAGCGACGCGATAGGTGGAATCCTGGTTCACCATGGCACTCCGCTCAAATCGAGGAGTGTGAGACTTGAGCCATCTGGGCAAGAACGTGCTTCAGTTGGATCTGACACTAGCTTGTTGCCTGTATAAAACGACTTCAGGGTTACTTTGACATTGTATGGCGTTAAAGGGTGCAAACTTCTGTTAAGTTTCTTGAAGGATCTGTTGCAACCTTTGAAAGCGAAGCACCTTGCGGGTTGGGCCCGCCGAGATTTGTCGCCTGATTTGCGAGGAGCACAGGCCTATGAAGTGGGACAACAGCGATGCCGGTCATCAAGACGGTTACGAAGGTGACCATTATTGCGTGTTGATGTGATTACTGGTGTGGCAGGCGCGCAACCCTCGTTAGACTGTTGTCGACGATCAAAGCGCGGATCGGTCCCTACGCTCAACGGCCGGCAGAACCTGCGCCCGCACGATGCCAAGCACGGCATTGTCCGACCAGTCGCTCTTCGCCACGACGTGATGCGGAGACTGGGGCGTAGCCTGGACACGACCAAGCTCCACCGCGCCGCCATCGGCTCAACGCTCCTCCGCTCGCCCAGCAAAAAGCAGCAGCCCCGTGCTGGCGCCACCCGGTCAGTTTGACCCAGTGCCGAGACGAGCGTCTCGACATTAGCAGCAAAACGCGACTCTCTCGTTTCGTTCTTCGTTTCCGTCCTGGAGGCCATTGCTCCGTCCTCCTCGCTGCCCTTGTGTTGGCATCGGCGTCACTCGGGCAGATCGGCAGGTCATCGTCGCTGCTTTGTTGACTTCTCGAGCACTCGCAAAGCCCAGTAATGCGCATCCTCGCCATCGAGGAATCTGCCGTCGTTCAAACACTGTGCCGGCGCAAGGACGCTCGCCTCCTGCAGACGCAGCACCTCGTCTTCAAACGACATTGCCTGCGTATAGCTCTTGCAGGTGCTAGCAATTACGAATCCGTTCGGTCGCGTGAGGCGCGAAAGCTCGCGCAGCCCATCCGGGTGGACATGTCCAAGTGTGAAGACGCCGCAGCAGACAATCATATCATAGCTCGCGCTCGCGTATTCTGAGAGGGACCTGTTTAGGTCAATCTCGCCTTCAACGTGGCGATAAACCCCGGTTTGGCGCGCCATTTCGGCCATTGTTTCCGAGAGATCGAAGCCGACGATGAAGCGGAAGCCGATATGGTCCAGTTGCACGCCAACCAAGCCTGTACCGCACCCCGCGTCTAGAACTGCGGTGGCTGCTCTATCACCGCCAATATACGCAGCCTGTAAGGCGCCCGCCATTTCTGCCACGATCGAGGGGCCGCTGTAGCGTTCGCGGTCCATATCCAACTCGTAGGAGTCTGCCCATTCAAAATAGTGCTGCGCCAATAGATTGGCGTCACCCTTGAGCGCATGTGACGCCTTAATCCGCATTTGCGCAGCTTGTCGGAGTGCGTTCTGTTTATCAACGGCGCTCATGTATTCTCCGCTAATGTGTGAGCTGGCCAGTTTCCGCTACGACTTGTCTGCCGAGAATTTCGCCCGGACCGCCGCAGATCAGGCAGGATCCGCCACTAATTCCAGCATCTCTCAAGAAAGGCAACCTCCTTTGATCAATATATATTTCTATCTTTCGATTTTCACCTGATTTCTTGTTAAACTTTTGCTATTATTTTTCATTGTTGTTGTCACATTAAATGATCGGGCCCGTCCAGGCCTTGAGGTGAATTTAGCTAATTCCGATGCCCGAACGCTTTGGGATACAGTTCAAGTTTTTCTCCCGTGACCTCAACGGAAACCAGAAGAAAAATCGCGTAGTGACCATCCCGCTGGCTCGAAGAGCGTGGCCAATTGATTCTGCGACTCAATCGCGCGGGGGGAGCGGCCGCAAAGCAGCTTCGTTCGGTGCCGAACCTGTTCAATCGCTTTGGTGAAATTCCTTGCAGTCCGACTAGAAACTCAAACTGGGACGCGTGCGTAGTATGACTGATGCGGCGTAGAGGAAGGTCCCGGCGAGGCGATGGTGGCCTCGAAGTTCTTGGCAAGGTAGCGGATCCGGTTGATCGAATCGAAGAAACGCTCGAGCGCTGTCGATCACCGCCGCCGAAGGGCTGGCCTCGGCCGACCTACTCGCGGTCTTTCATGACCAGATGATGGTTGAGCGTCTCGACAAGCTCTCGCGGCGAAAGCGGTGGAACCGGCCGCAAACTATGCTTCTTGGCGGAATCATTGGGCAGCAGAAGCTGGGTGGAGCTTGCCTGCGGATTTCGCAAAAGCGGGACAAGGGTTTCGCTAACTGGCCCTCAATGCCCGACCGAGAAAGACGCTGGTTTGGAAAACGCCAGAGAGGCCCTTGACGTGCTGCTGCCATGAGTGAACACAATCGGTGTTGCAATGACCATTTGAATCCGCCTTACACGCCGCGGTCAGAATGGTGGATTATCGGCGGTAATGGAAGACTTGAAACCGATTGACTTCAACACGCCGAATAGAGAAGTCCCGGTATTTTCTGGAGCGGATTGAGTTTGAAGCGTTTGGGCTGAGAGGCACATGCCTTGCAGATAAACTCCCTACGGCGTGAGGGTCTTGAGCCTACGCCCGTAGCTGTAGGCGGCGACTGTCGCGTTGCCTCAAGGAAAATGTTACTGCGCTGCTTGGTTGCCTCACCTAAAATGTTACCCGTGAAGAGGAATACCGCCATGAGGCTCTCACCACGATGGAGGCATCATGACGGCGAAGATGACGCATGCTATTCGCATGGTGTCTTCAATGGGGTCAGGGTTCGCTATGCGGCCGCAGCGAACAAGGGCAAGGGCAGGGTCTTGGAGTGTGAATCGGCCTTTAATTGCGGGTGGTTGTCAATCCGAGTTTCGCTCTCATCGCCGGGGTCATGGTCCTTTCCGAGGTCGAATGCCTCATGATCATGTTCGGGTTGGGCGCCTCAACGTGTGCAACGAGGTTCGAAGTCGACGTCAGCCGATTCAACGAGGTCACCACAAGCACCGTCCCGGCGGGACATCACGGGTTCCGGAAACAGGCCCGCGATTGGGATCGAGTGCAGATCTGTCAGTTCGCCGCCCCACTCAAAGCTGGTGCCGTCAACCCAGAGGCAGTGGAGCAGAACCGCGATCTTGCGAGCTACCGCCACTTTTGTCTTTTTCATACCTATCCGCTTTGACAGACGAAGGCCCCCACGCCTTCAAAGAAGACCATTTCTTCGTTGCATGCATGAGTAGGCGTCAGGCGTCAGGTCACCCGAATCTCGGAGCCACGTTGTCGTTAAAACTTCGTTGTTTTGCCTACTTAACGAACAGCTGGCGCGGTATTTTGGTCAGGGGTTCGTGCCCGGTCTCGGTAACGACAAACGGTTGAGTAATGGTGATACCGTCGTTCTCGAGCCAAAGCCCCGACATCATATGGAAGCACATACCCGGTCGAAGCACTGTCTTGTCCCCCTTGCGAAGACTGACGGTTTTTTCGCCCACCGCTGGCGGATACCCAAGACCGAGCGAATAGCCGAGACGTGAATCCTTCTCGTGCCCGTGCTTAGCAAGCGTCTTGGCAAACGCGGCGTGGACTTCCTCGGCGCTCTTGCCGGGAGCTACGGCGTCCAGCCCTGCATTCAGAGATTCCACGACGACGTCCGCCAGCTTTTGATAGTTCGGGCTCGGTTTGCCGACGCAAATCGTGCGAGCCAGATTGACCTGGTAGCGATGGCGATTTCCGAAGAGCTCGAGATTGACGATGGTGGACGGTAGCAACGGCTTGTCGGTCCACGCGGCATGCGGAGCCAGAGCCTTCTCGCCGACGCAAAGATAGGGCGGCGAACACGTATAGGTTCCGCCGAACTCGGGCGTACCCGCCATCATCTGATGATAAATGACAGCAGCAATGTCGCACTCCCGGGCACCCGGTTCGATCGTATCGACGGCACGGTACATCATCGCTTCAGCGATACGGCCGGCCTGTCGCATGAGTGCCACCTCGGCCGGGCTCTTCACCAGACGTATCCAGTTCACCAGCAAGTCCGCATCGATGAAGGTGGCCTCAGGCAATGCCTTCATCAGGTCGGAATGTGCACGCGCGGAGTAGTAGTAACCGCCCATTTCGACGCCGACCCTCGTTTTCCGGCCAGCGATTTCCTTCACAATCTCCGCGACGAAGTCATACGGACTGAGAGCCGACTGCACATATGCATCAGCGTAAGTACGGATGCTGTCGTCGGACAGATAAGTGGTCATGAAGGCGGAAATGCCATCCATACCCCGTCCGACCCAAATCGGCTCTTCGCGGTCGAGAGCCACCACCACCATCTGCGGAACGTAAAATGAATAGGCGTCGTAGCCGGTCAAGTAATTGGCGTTGGCCGGCTCGGAAAGCAGAAGGGTGTCTATGTCCCGCTTTTCCATCTCCTTCTTCACGCTCGTCACGCGTGTCGCAAACTCGGACCGCTCAAAATGTAGTTCCTTCTCCATTTCGATCCCTTTTTGATACGCCTTTAGAAGACTATTCAGGACGTCCGGATTCAGAATCCGTCCGGGTCGATTGCCACTTTGATGGCTCGCATTATGGTGCGTTCGCTAGCGCGCCGAAGCGCGGCGGCCAGCGCGATCTTGGACGGGATCGGGCCACGTTTCGGCCGCGAAGCTTCCATCCCTGTCGGATGCGAGTTTCGCCAATGCGAGACCTATCGCCTTGCCCGGTCCTGCAGAATCGGCAGTAGCGAGGGAGGCGTGTGGTGGACGTTGCTGTCGGCCAGATTGCCAAACGGATTGATTCGTGCCCCGGCAAGATTCTCTTCGCACCGGGCAGCCCCATGTCGCCATAGTCGTAGCGCCGACGTCGAGATGGTGCGCCATCACCCGCGAAGTCCACTAAATCATTGTCGATGATGACACGGCCATACATAACCAAATCATTGGTATGGGCACTGCCGAGTGACCCTCCGGCCAGGTGCGAATCGTTTTCAGCACCATGTCGTCGATTCGCCATTCCTCGCTCGCAAGGTGATGATCGAAAATGGAATGCAGGCAGATGCCAGCACAATTGAGGTGGATCGGGATCTTGGCCGGTTCCGCCAGCAGTCGACATTTGGTATCGAACGGCGGGGAGGAGCAGCCCTCCATTTCCTTGATCATGAAGCAGCGTCCAGTATGTACCAGGCGATGTGTGATCTGGCTCACGTGGTTGCTCAGGCTCCGATAAAACAACCCGTTCGATCGCGCCTCGATGGCGTATTATGTGGGCGTGAGTCAACGTCATCTTAATCATCTTTTTGCTAAGCAATACAATCGGTTGCTTGGAAGCAAACCGGAAGATTAGGCTAGCTCCTGCGCCGTGTCTCCGTCGGCGCGTTGTTATTCTAAGTTTCGGGCGTCTGGTGGCAACAGGGCGGTCAGAAGGCGCGGAATGCCTGCAGTTTCAAGGCTAGCTGTCGCCGCGAGGATCTCGTCCTGCCACCGCGGGTGAACGTTCTTTCGGGCGATGTTCTTGAACTTCTCCGCGACCTGGTCGCTGGATAACGAGTTGGCGACATCCCCCAAGGGATGCAGCACGATCATCTCTTCCGGGCCGTTCCCCTGATCGATGACGACGCGGGCAGGCGTTCCTACTGGAAACGCGGAAGCAAAATCGGGCGACGGCTCAAGCTCAATACGCGCGGCCAAGTCGAGAACACGTGCGTCAGCAAGACGCTCCATTTGAAAAGGCTGTAGAGCTTCGCGGCCGTATAAAGCCGCCACCGCGCAGCTAAAATAGAAGCTGTACTGCCCCCCCTCCAACGTGCTGGGCGCGCGCTCGTTTGCAAGGCGCATTGCTTGGGGGAACGTTTCGATGCGCAGCTTGCGGATCTCTTGCCCGTCCCGACGCATGGCAAGGATTGCATCGATAGCCGCGTGGATATAGCGGCAGCATGAATATGGCTTAAGATAGCATTTTTGTACTTCCCACGACGACCCAAGATTGTTTGTCAGGACATGGCGAGTGAAACGATCATTGTCATCAAGAAGATCAAGAGGTCCAGTTGCGGCTGCCCACGCGCGGTAGGCCGCGGTAATACCTGCAACCACGGCAGGGGGGATCCCTTCCTTGATCGTGGTACCCTCGAACTTGGAGCTTGCGGTTAAGAAGACAATTGGTCCTTCGGATCCGGCAATCGCCAATGCATGAGCGGTTTCTGCTGCACCTAAGCCCAGGAGACGGCAAGCTGCAGCTGCAGCGCCGTAGGCGACCCAGCGTCCGGTCGCATACGTATCGATTGTCGTAACCGGACGAGAGCTCGCAATTCGGAGACCAATTTCGTATCCGAGCCCGATTGCAACCATCGTTTCGGGGACCGACGCGTCAACAGCTTGAGCCACTGCCAAGGCCGCGGGAATGACGCCGGCACCAGCGTGACCTCCTGCGCCGCGGTGACCATCATCGATATCCAGTGAGCTCGCGGCAGCGCTATTCGCCATCGCGGCGCCGACCACGCTAGAGTGATCGTCAGTCAACCAAATACTGATCGGGCCTTCGCCATACGCTTCCAACGCCGTCTGTCGGGCGGCATGAGCTAACAGCGATCGCAGGCCCGCAGCTGTGGCACCGATAAGATCTAGCATTAGCGACGAGATTGTACGCCGTGTGGCCGTCGGCAGCGCAGAGGCCGGGTAGCTGCTAACGAAGTTCGCGAGTTCAGTTATCGCTCTCACTTGAGCACTCCTCGTTCTCTGGTGAATGAAATGACCACAAAAAATCTGCATAACTAGTAAGCAATACGGTTCAGTGCCGCGCTCGCTTTGTCTGCCTTGAACTTAGGGCAAGATGATCGGAAGTGCGTCAGCTTTTTCGATTGGCGCAGATAGGGGAGCCGGACAAAAGTAACCTCCTGCCCTCCCTTGTTCTTGTTTACATTGCTAACGATACCTATGACCGGTCGCATGAGTTTAGCCATCTTCTGGGATTTCAGGTGCACGAGAAGAGCTTGCGCTCCATGCAGGTTAGGCGTTCCGGGCCTTGTTCCGTCACCAGCACCATGTCGCTGAAGCCCATCCCGCCTGCCATCATCAGCATATCAAACACCATTCCCGGCTCCAGGACCCATTCCACGCCCGGCACGAACTCGCGGATAAATTCGCCGGCGGAGGGGCGGTAGTTGAGACCAAGCGAATAGCCGGAACGGTTGGTATATGTCTTGCGCAGCCCCGTTGCCAGCAGCGGCTCGCGGCAAGCTCGGTCAATCACACTGGCTGGTGTGCCCGGCCGCATCAACGCGATGGCATCGTCTTGCACGCGGATGATTGTCTCAGCGATGTGCTGCTGCTCAGCGCTGGGCAGCCCAACAATGGCGGTACGCATCAAACGTGCCCAGTAATGTCGATGAATCCCGCTGAGCTCAAGATAGACCGTATCGCCACGCTCCAATTGCCGGTCGGTATAGGATCCGTGTAAAAGATTTGTCCGATTGCCGGAAGTGATGACACCGCTAAGCGGCATTTCCGCCCCGGCGTTCACCAATGCGCCGAACACGGTGCCGGCGAGCTGTCGCTCCGTGATGCCCGGCGTGACAGCCTCGATACCAGCGTAAATGCCCGCTTCAACGCAACGGGCAGCGCCGCGCAGATAATCTATTTCCCGCGGCGATTTGATCAGTCGCAGATGGTCGACGATGCGCGGCTCTCTGACAAAAGTCGCATTTGGCAGCAGCGCCTGCAGCATCTTCCACCGT
Protein-coding regions in this window:
- a CDS encoding cysteine synthase family protein, with protein sequence MKLLPAKYIIGQAVARGTLTHDTIVLETSSGTFALGLAVVCREYGFSLEIFTDPVMDKGLENRLRSLGAEVFIITEKAKEGGYQRSRLDAMHARMRQLGESHFWPRQYETPDNPAAYRCFADQISELLGADVTLVGSVGSGGSTCGTIERLRQKALGARLIGVDTFNSVIFGQLDGERKLRGLGNSLVPKNVKHELYDEVHFTSASLAFAATQALHERHAIFAGPTSGASYIVGRWRARQHPEETVVVICPDEGHRYAEAVYDQEWLRQNECVLEGVLLDAPASEEHPSTALPPWNRYRWKRKTREAVLSALEGCNGPE
- a CDS encoding class I SAM-dependent DNA methyltransferase, producing the protein MSAVDKQNALRQAAQMRIKASHALKGDANLLAQHYFEWADSYELDMDRERYSGPSIVAEMAGALQAAYIGGDRAATAVLDAGCGTGLVGVQLDHIGFRFIVGFDLSETMAEMARQTGVYRHVEGEIDLNRSLSEYASASYDMIVCCGVFTLGHVHPDGLRELSRLTRPNGFVIASTCKSYTQAMSFEDEVLRLQEASVLAPAQCLNDGRFLDGEDAHYWALRVLEKSTKQRR
- a CDS encoding M24 family metallopeptidase; translation: MEKELHFERSEFATRVTSVKKEMEKRDIDTLLLSEPANANYLTGYDAYSFYVPQMVVVALDREEPIWVGRGMDGISAFMTTYLSDDSIRTYADAYVQSALSPYDFVAEIVKEIAGRKTRVGVEMGGYYYSARAHSDLMKALPEATFIDADLLVNWIRLVKSPAEVALMRQAGRIAEAMMYRAVDTIEPGARECDIAAVIYHQMMAGTPEFGGTYTCSPPYLCVGEKALAPHAAWTDKPLLPSTIVNLELFGNRHRYQVNLARTICVGKPSPNYQKLADVVVESLNAGLDAVAPGKSAEEVHAAFAKTLAKHGHEKDSRLGYSLGLGYPPAVGEKTVSLRKGDKTVLRPGMCFHMMSGLWLENDGITITQPFVVTETGHEPLTKIPRQLFVK
- a CDS encoding MmgE/PrpD family protein: MRAITELANFVSSYPASALPTATRRTISSLMLDLIGATAAGLRSLLAHAARQTALEAYGEGPISIWLTDDHSSVVGAAMANSAAASSLDIDDGHRGAGGHAGAGVIPAALAVAQAVDASVPETMVAIGLGYEIGLRIASSRPVTTIDTYATGRWVAYGAAAAACRLLGLGAAETAHALAIAGSEGPIVFLTASSKFEGTTIKEGIPPAVVAGITAAYRAWAAATGPLDLLDDNDRFTRHVLTNNLGSSWEVQKCYLKPYSCCRYIHAAIDAILAMRRDGQEIRKLRIETFPQAMRLANERAPSTLEGGQYSFYFSCAVAALYGREALQPFQMERLADARVLDLAARIELEPSPDFASAFPVGTPARVVIDQGNGPEEMIVLHPLGDVANSLSSDQVAEKFKNIARKNVHPRWQDEILAATASLETAGIPRLLTALLPPDARNLE
- a CDS encoding lyase family protein → MDQNSFLFVESNTTGTGELLMKRARVLGFEPYLVTRNPSRYPFLKVCGARVIEAETRNPDEIIRFAAKLTGLAGIFSSSDYFVESASRVAKAIGLPAARPEAIANCRNKWKQVTELQRQCISVPETRLVSSIRDVEKALVQTIFPVVVKPVSGSGSSGVRLCENTSEVVEAFEGAKRVLLDQVDLRSPEILIQQYVEGQEYSAEIIAYNGSLHCLGIIAKHKGAAPCFVEIGHDFPAPLPEPSRHELASFAAGAVSALGLDFGPAHVEFVITESGPVIIEVNPRLAGGMIPVMLSHALGTSIPDMMIKLYSGEAFVPLRASKKSAAIRFKLAHRSGKIKRLVFFKTLGPNTPEAGLLKSEGEDIQINGDFRDRVAYAVGVADEVNMAASAAERMIDSIMLDIETLARKPDNSRDAGSSEPTWTLHPEAMKLLAPPIEISRDGRVLQFQAAIDEAHLVMLADHGLVGQAVAADLLTSILDLQGEGFKSLDGRDAPRGLYLAYEAELAARAGEDRAGWLHLARSRNDLNATISLLVLREAVCSVSREIGIAQDALLQRAEEASNLVAPLYSQYQIALPGSPGHYLLGVFFALARERQRLHCLLEEIRSCPMGAGAGGGTSMPIDPLETASLLGFELPSFNSLDAVASRDLHLNGLSLFTSVSILLSRVAQDLQVWTTREFALIDVPRNLAGGSSMLPQKKNPYLLEHIKGSASTVMGAYVSAASATCKAPFSNSIESSNYGCSPISLAEGALKRAIILTSLIVKFMSFNVSAMLENLEDGLAMTTVAAERMAVRGVPFRSAHTQIGEIAARLSQDSCLANRRGELACHLGGVLPASPEECREALEFGGGPAKASTDAQLSVARSLFRETQLKCAEIRERWASAEMYRKRRVKELIDGRLSP
- a CDS encoding M24 family metallopeptidase, with product MTEHTNSGMDFPVEEYKTRLQRTQEEMAKHDLDVLLLHQPENIQYLTGLDAGAGFFSYHAVAVPSHRDPVLILRDVEIPAAHLTSWVTSHTSYADSSDPIRVSLDAARRALEGLGLAAGRVGVDEHSWFLTLERWKMLQALLPNATFVREPRIVDHLRLIKSPREIDYLRGAARCVEAGIYAGIEAVTPGITERQLAGTVFGALVNAGAEMPLSGVITSGNRTNLLHGSYTDRQLERGDTVYLELSGIHRHYWARLMRTAIVGLPSAEQQHIAETIIRVQDDAIALMRPGTPASVIDRACREPLLATGLRKTYTNRSGYSLGLNYRPSAGEFIREFVPGVEWVLEPGMVFDMLMMAGGMGFSDMVLVTEQGPERLTCMERKLFSCT